The following are encoded in a window of Manihot esculenta cultivar AM560-2 chromosome 8, M.esculenta_v8, whole genome shotgun sequence genomic DNA:
- the LOC110620475 gene encoding protein NODULATION SIGNALING PATHWAY 2, with product MGSHVFQPSWPFCSIISSNLDQVECFDDFMDIDAYVDACEFSSKFSTPDDNSSDISSFPCFSTIFPTQFAQSPMTSGDDQSQATLSVDDFLQDPNFCGDMEFVFSENEGSFPSQEVASEGSGWSPSHSVKTNEAPPSLTLPGEESELDKQLSVLHLLKAYGEAMENRQSDLADVIMRCVSDKVSLNDGPLLRLAFNLSQDVENHGDYLEKESSKNFDSAFRVFYQIFPYGRFAHFTANSVILEALPADTETIHIVDFDMGEAVQWPPMLEALARLKKGVKLTAIKWENENCHRAPSIWSFEEAKKRLVDHARQFGLKLKVAEMEIEELASEIKRMKKRGGRREWLAFNCTVQLPHMGRMRSRKAVEEFLTVAKESMAISANRGIITLADGDSWENLKDCSGFGSFFEGNIAHYQALLDSIESNFPVHLAEARMALECLFVSPFISSKVWLEKWMEIKASCNVEIGSSLEGWRISRESMEEAAEMVKGNQNLYRLRTGGQWNNEMILEWKGHPLVRVCAWRN from the coding sequence ATGGGTTCTCATGTCTTTCAGCCTTCATGGCCATTCTGCAGTATCATAAGCTCAAATCTTGATCAGGTTGAGTGCTTTGATGATTTCATGGACATTGATGCTTATGTTGATGCCTGTGAATTCTCTTCTAAATTTTCCACCCCAGATGATAATTCCTCTGATATTTCTTCATTCCCCTGTTTTTCTACCATCTTCCCAACTCAATTTGCCCAATCTCCTATGACTTCTGGTGATGATCAATCCCAAGCCACGTTATCAGTGGACGATTTCTTGCAGGATCCCAATTTTTGTGGAGATATGGAGTTTGTATTCAGCGAAAATGAGGGTAGTTTTCCTTCACAAGAAGTGGCTAGTGAAGGAAGCGGATGGAGTCCCAGCCATTCAGTGAAGACAAATGAAGCACCACCATCGTTGACCTTGCCAGGGGAAGAATCGGAGCTCGACAAGCAATTGAGTGTCCTTCACCTCCTGAAGGCTTATGGAGAAGCCATGGAGAACAGACAGAGTGATCTTGCTGATGTGATTATGAGATGTGTGAGTGACAAAGTGAGCTTGAATGATGGACCCTTGTTGCGTCTAGCATTCAACTTGTCCCAGGATGTGGAGAATCATGGAGATTATCTAGAAAAAGAGTCCTCCAAGAACTTTGATTCAGCTTTCAGGGTGTTCTACCAGATATTCCCATATGGGAGATTTGCTCACTTCACTGCTAATTCAGTGATTCTTGAAGCTCTGCCTGCTGATACAGAGACGATACATATAGTGGATTTTGACATGGGGGAAGCTGTTCAGTGGCCTCCAATGCTTGAGGCATTGGCAAGACTGAAAAAGGGAGTGAAGTTGACAGCAATAAAATGGGAAAATGAGAATTGCCATCGAGCTCCTTCAATATGGAGTTTTGAAGAGGCTAAAAAGAGATTAGTTGATCATGCAAGACAATTTGGTCTGAAGTTGAAGGTGGCAGAGATGGAAATTGAGGAATTAGCAAGTGAGATaaagagaatgaagaaaagAGGTGGTAGAAGAGAATGGTTAGCTTTTAATTGCACGGTGCAACTTCCACACATGGGGAGGATGAGAAGCAGAAAGGCAGTGGAAGAGTTTCTAACAGTAGCTAAAGAATCAATGGCTATTTCTGCCAACAGGGGAATCATAACTCTTGCAGATGGAGATTCTTGGGAAAATTTGAAGGATTGCTCAGGTTTTGGGTCATTTTTTGAAGGGAATATAGCCCATTACCAAGCCCTTCTTGACTCAATAGAATCAAATTTCCCAGTTCATCTTGCAGAAGCCAGAATGGCCTTGGAATGTCTCTTTGTGTCCCCATTTATCTCATCCAAGGTTTGGTTGGAAAAGTGGATGGAGATAAAAGCAAGCTGCAATGTTGAGATTGGGAGCAGCCTGGAAGGATGGAGAATCAGCAGAGAAAGCATGGAAGAAGCTGCAGAAATGGtgaaaggaaatcaaaacttgTACAGGTTGAGAACTGGAGGACAATGGAACAATGAGATGATTTTGGAGTGGAAGGGACATCCATTAGTGAGAGTCTGTGCATGGAGAAATTAA
- the LOC110620476 gene encoding gamma-interferon-responsive lysosomal thiol protein isoform X1 — MPCWKVLFLLFFIPLLLIFLISPSTVSSYSLDVKVSSSVKVNLSVYYETLCPSCANFIVKNLMSIFNDGLFDIINLRMVPWGNAHMNRVNNTIVCQNGLDECELNTIQACAINVFRDVNKYYGLIFCMEFLAIEGRHQNWQTCFDSLGLSAKSVLKCYNNGTGTKLEVEHGYETAHLDPPQSFLPWVVVNYQPLGNDYNNFTTYVCNAYKGIVKPSVCKLPAANISSMRKASAVHPVFHRGEAKNLTSLGTMKIISRSRKAFQKGFFGFRG; from the exons ATGCCTTGTTGGAAAGTTTTATTCCTCTTATTCTTCATTCCTCTCCTGTTGATCTTTCTAATTTCTCCATCAACTGTTTCTTCTTATTCTTTGGATGTGAAGGTTTCTTCCTCTGTAAAAGTTAATCTCTCAGTCTACTATGAAACTCTATGTCCATCTTGTGCAAATTTCATTGTAAAGAACCTCATGAGTATATTCAACGATGGCCTCTTTGACATCATCAATCTCAGGATGGTGCCTTGGGGTAATGCTCATATGAACAGAGTTAACAATACCATAGTTTGTCAG AATGGTCTTGATGAATGCGAGTTAAATACTATACAAGCCTGTGCCATCAATGTCTTTCGTGATGTG AACAAATATTATGGTTTGATATTCTGCATGGAGTTCCTAGCCATTGAGGGAAGGCACCAGAATTGGCAAACTTGTTTTGACTCATTGGGCTTGTCTGCAAAATCTGTTTTGAAGTGCTATAACAATGGCACTGGAACAAAG CTTGAAGTTGAACATGGTTATGAAACTGCACATCTTGATCCTCCTCAATCTTTTCTGCCATGGGTTGTTGTGAATTATCAACCACTTGGAAAT GATtacaacaattttacaacttatGTATGCAATGCTTACAAAGGCATTGTTAAACCCAGTGTCTGCAAATTGCCTGCAGCAAATATCAGCTCAATGAGGAAGGCAAGTGCagtccatccagtcttccacaGAGGTGAAGCTAAGAACTTGACTTCTTTGGGAACAATGAAGATAATATCAAGGTCAAGGAAAGCTTTCCAAAAGGGATTTTTTGGATTCAGAGGCTGA
- the LOC110620476 gene encoding gamma-interferon-responsive lysosomal thiol protein isoform X2: protein MPCWKVLFLLFFIPLLLIFLISPSTVSSYSLDVKVSSSVKVNLSVYYETLCPSCANFIVKNLMSIFNDGLFDIINLRMVPWGNAHMNRVNNTIVCQNGLDECELNTIQACAINVFRDVNKYYGLIFCMEFLAIEGRHQNWQTCFDSLGLSAKSVLKCYNNGTGTKLEVEHGYETAHLDPPQSFLPWVVVNYQPLGNCRITTILQLMYAMLTKALLNPVSANCLQQISAQ from the exons ATGCCTTGTTGGAAAGTTTTATTCCTCTTATTCTTCATTCCTCTCCTGTTGATCTTTCTAATTTCTCCATCAACTGTTTCTTCTTATTCTTTGGATGTGAAGGTTTCTTCCTCTGTAAAAGTTAATCTCTCAGTCTACTATGAAACTCTATGTCCATCTTGTGCAAATTTCATTGTAAAGAACCTCATGAGTATATTCAACGATGGCCTCTTTGACATCATCAATCTCAGGATGGTGCCTTGGGGTAATGCTCATATGAACAGAGTTAACAATACCATAGTTTGTCAG AATGGTCTTGATGAATGCGAGTTAAATACTATACAAGCCTGTGCCATCAATGTCTTTCGTGATGTG AACAAATATTATGGTTTGATATTCTGCATGGAGTTCCTAGCCATTGAGGGAAGGCACCAGAATTGGCAAACTTGTTTTGACTCATTGGGCTTGTCTGCAAAATCTGTTTTGAAGTGCTATAACAATGGCACTGGAACAAAG CTTGAAGTTGAACATGGTTATGAAACTGCACATCTTGATCCTCCTCAATCTTTTCTGCCATGGGTTGTTGTGAATTATCAACCACTTGGAAAT TGCAGGATtacaacaattttacaacttatGTATGCAATGCTTACAAAGGCATTGTTAAACCCAGTGTCTGCAAATTGCCTGCAGCAAATATCAGCTCAATGA